Proteins from a genomic interval of Kitasatospora herbaricolor:
- a CDS encoding condensation domain-containing protein → MTRTRRITVRYSAEGGGSGPLTMGQDNMIRCIRRDDPEQINKEAVWPVPAGTDLPAALAALRTLAERHASLRTVFPPGPDGFPARQEVRGEGEFTVRVVEAGPLDERELDRLADDLARTDNAVAFDLAADFPLRCTLVTAEDRPVRMAVVVCHSGADGAATALLIQEWLLLAAGKELPPATARTPLEVAAFESSALGRRRATASLRHWERILRTGPQAVFADSRITGPPDVVSTLILRSREAAEHLAAASLRTGASPSVVLLAAFAALVAHRADQPRLVIAALSANRHRPVMADYIGTLAQDAFLSVDTGLRDLDEVIGHTKAASLAGYWHSTFDADQIWRMIDDIAHLRGSRFARHVVVNDLSLTIPESASEARPAAVADPEISWFPDQRVPVRLMFNILRVNGSLELALLACPQVLDRTEIEDFARGLLAVVRAAATGPVPLAGLEALTAVRPGVREGDWHQVDGSWIDLDAVRELLADVLGADVATTAVRDLDLGAVAVPNTVVPNAVVPNASVTNAAVTNMVVTNVEAPSAAVPNVNVTNTVVSNAVVANVVVANAFVPKAAAPVPKLTARVELTGGRLVAHLWTGTADLEESRLTPLTVHRALVDALPGRDTAMAPHHYVIHRGTIAGPGGGDTGEASVLLEGDGRDPETAARQGQPA, encoded by the coding sequence GCTACAGCGCCGAAGGCGGCGGCTCGGGGCCGCTCACCATGGGCCAGGACAACATGATCCGCTGCATCCGGCGCGACGACCCCGAACAGATCAACAAGGAAGCCGTCTGGCCGGTGCCGGCCGGTACCGACCTGCCCGCGGCGCTGGCCGCACTGCGCACCCTGGCCGAGCGGCACGCCTCGCTGCGGACGGTCTTCCCGCCCGGTCCGGACGGCTTCCCGGCCCGTCAGGAAGTCCGGGGAGAAGGGGAGTTCACCGTCCGGGTGGTGGAGGCGGGCCCGCTCGACGAGCGTGAACTCGACCGGCTGGCCGACGACCTGGCGCGCACCGACAACGCCGTGGCCTTCGACCTGGCCGCCGACTTCCCGCTGCGCTGCACCCTGGTGACCGCGGAGGACCGGCCGGTCCGGATGGCGGTGGTGGTCTGCCACTCCGGCGCGGACGGTGCGGCCACCGCCCTGCTGATCCAGGAGTGGCTGTTGCTCGCGGCCGGCAAGGAACTGCCGCCCGCCACCGCGCGGACACCCCTGGAGGTGGCCGCGTTCGAGAGTTCCGCCTTGGGCCGCCGCCGTGCCACCGCCTCGCTGCGGCACTGGGAGCGGATCCTGCGCACCGGCCCGCAGGCCGTGTTCGCGGACTCCCGGATCACCGGGCCGCCGGACGTGGTCTCGACCCTGATCCTCCGCTCGCGGGAGGCGGCGGAGCATCTCGCCGCCGCCTCGCTGCGGACCGGGGCCAGCCCCTCCGTGGTGCTGCTGGCGGCCTTCGCCGCGCTGGTCGCGCACCGCGCGGATCAGCCCCGGCTGGTGATCGCGGCACTCTCGGCCAACCGGCACCGCCCGGTGATGGCCGACTACATCGGCACCCTCGCCCAGGACGCGTTCCTGTCCGTGGACACGGGCCTGCGGGACCTGGACGAGGTGATCGGCCACACCAAGGCGGCCTCGCTGGCCGGCTACTGGCACAGCACCTTCGACGCCGATCAGATCTGGCGGATGATCGACGACATCGCCCACCTGCGCGGCTCCCGGTTCGCCCGGCACGTGGTGGTGAACGACCTCAGTCTGACGATCCCCGAATCGGCCTCCGAGGCCCGGCCGGCCGCGGTGGCCGACCCCGAGATCAGCTGGTTCCCCGACCAGCGCGTTCCGGTCCGGCTGATGTTCAACATCCTGCGGGTCAACGGCTCGCTCGAACTCGCCCTGCTGGCCTGCCCGCAGGTGCTGGACCGGACGGAGATCGAGGACTTCGCCCGCGGGCTGCTGGCGGTGGTCAGGGCCGCCGCGACCGGCCCGGTGCCGCTGGCCGGGCTGGAGGCACTGACCGCGGTCCGTCCGGGCGTGCGGGAGGGGGACTGGCACCAGGTCGACGGGTCCTGGATCGACCTGGACGCCGTCCGCGAGCTGCTCGCCGACGTCCTGGGCGCGGACGTGGCGACAACCGCTGTGCGGGACTTGGACCTGGGGGCCGTGGCCGTTCCGAACACGGTCGTCCCGAACGCGGTCGTCCCGAACGCGAGTGTGACGAACGCGGCCGTAACGAACATGGTCGTCACGAACGTGGAAGCTCCGAGCGCGGCCGTTCCGAACGTGAACGTGACAAACACGGTCGTGTCGAACGCGGTCGTCGCGAACGTGGTCGTTGCGAACGCGTTCGTCCCGAAGGCGGCCGCCCCGGTCCCGAAGCTGACCGCCCGCGTCGAGCTGACCGGTGGCCGACTGGTCGCCCATCTCTGGACCGGCACCGCGGACCTGGAGGAGTCCCGACTCACCCCGCTCACCGTGCACCGGGCGCTGGTCGACGCGCTGCCAGGGCGGGACACCGCGATGGCTCCGCACCACTACGTGATCCATCGGGGCACCATCGCCGGGCCGGGAGGCGGGGACACCGGGGAGGCATCCGTACTGCTGGAGGGCGACGGCCGCGATCCGGAGACGGCCGCCCGTCAGGGGCAGCCGGCCTGA